Genomic window (Bombus pascuorum chromosome 8, iyBomPasc1.1, whole genome shotgun sequence):
tacaatataatgtttatattaatactTTTGTAGAgcatattaataaatatattatatacagaaaggtgtaataatgaattttaagtaaatatgtattccaaaaattacattcaaatatatcttatcatgaaaaaatacaattaagtTCATACTCACACTTCCAAAGTATTTATCCAATAGTTCGACATAACGATGTATAATTTCTaatgttaataattcattatcattttgttctattgcACAACAGAAATATAAACTAGCATATctgaaaaacaaataaaatatgaaaataattagcTGTTCAAATGTTATTGATGAGCAcagtaaaattttcattaacttCAACAAAAACTTGTTACTTTTGAAAAACATAATGTAATTATGATATACCTTTTATAGACAACCTTAACATCCTTCCATTCTAAGAAACTTGACATTTTTGGTTTTCGTGCTAATATTGTAGTAATTAATTCTCGAGTaatctttttcttcaatttatcaGGATGGGCCACATACCACTTTTGTAAACGCAATTTTCCTTGACGACtgaataataacataaattgcATCTAAAAGATTTAAccatttatatgtatacatatataaaaattatatctacaacaatacatgtatatatatatatatatatataatttaagaatt
Coding sequences:
- the LOC132910026 gene encoding AP-1 complex subunit sigma-2 isoform X3, yielding MMQFMLLFSRQGKLRLQKWYVAHPDKLKKKITRELITTILARKPKMSSFLEWKDVKVVYKRYASLYFCCAIEQNDNELLTLEIIHRYVELLDKYFGSVCELDIIFNFEKAYFILDELLVGGEIQETSKKNVLKAIAAQDLLQEDEAVEGALREIGLL
- the LOC132910026 gene encoding AP-1 complex subunit sigma-2 isoform X1, which translates into the protein MMQFMLLFSRQGKLRLQKWYVAHPDKLKKKITRELITTILARKPKMSSFLEWKDVKVVYKRYASLYFCCAIEQNDNELLTLEIIHRYVELLDKYFGSVCELDIIFNFEKAYFILDELLVGGEIQETSKKNVLKAIAAQDLLQELCVSIQVYTQLYEKGSVHHLKLHQGDYLITN
- the LOC132910026 gene encoding AP-1 complex subunit sigma-2 isoform X2 encodes the protein MMQFMLLFSRQGKLRLQKWYVAHPDKLKKKITRELITTILARKPKMSSFLEWKDVKVVYKRYASLYFCCAIEQNDNELLTLEIIHRYVELLDKYFGSVCELDIIFNFEKAYFILDELLVGGEIQETSKKNVLKAIAAQDLLQEEETPQGFFEDHGLG